A genome region from Streptomyces xanthophaeus includes the following:
- a CDS encoding GNAT family N-acetyltransferase: MTTAVHVSPLRSVSAADAAAWHQVVAASMAHDLPGVPTPAPGQIHAQLTRPALGSHRLTWMATAADGTAVAVAGLRVFTSPGQEHLAELELHVDPAHRRLGTGSRLLAAAVAACRTENRRALITTAAADSPGAAFCERRGFRSAMTLDHLILRLGETDRADLLEVADAEHPGYRLTGWTGTVPDRLADAFAEAKNAMNDMPMGDVDYGSVAWDGDRVRAMAKVIADRGDTLLTVAAVHEDGSMAGYTEILLPQGSGPRAQQYDTAVVPAHRGHGLGLWVKAAMVRRLRAGHPGVTEIETDNADDNVHMLAVNHRLGFHTYRRTHQFQLDVPTP, translated from the coding sequence GTGACCACAGCAGTACACGTCAGTCCGCTCCGGAGCGTTTCGGCCGCCGACGCCGCCGCATGGCACCAGGTCGTCGCCGCCTCCATGGCCCACGACCTGCCTGGAGTACCGACCCCCGCCCCCGGGCAGATCCATGCCCAGCTCACCCGGCCCGCTCTGGGCAGCCACCGGCTGACCTGGATGGCCACCGCGGCGGACGGCACCGCGGTCGCCGTCGCAGGCCTGCGGGTGTTCACCTCCCCGGGCCAGGAACACCTGGCCGAACTCGAACTGCACGTCGACCCCGCACACCGGCGCCTGGGAACCGGTTCCCGTCTCCTGGCCGCGGCGGTCGCTGCCTGCCGCACCGAGAACCGGCGCGCCCTGATCACCACCGCGGCGGCCGACAGCCCGGGCGCAGCCTTCTGCGAACGGCGGGGATTCAGGTCGGCGATGACCCTGGACCACCTCATCCTGCGCCTCGGCGAGACGGACCGGGCCGACCTCCTGGAGGTCGCCGATGCCGAGCACCCCGGCTACCGGCTGACGGGCTGGACCGGCACGGTTCCCGACCGTCTCGCCGACGCCTTCGCCGAGGCGAAGAACGCGATGAACGACATGCCCATGGGAGACGTGGACTACGGCAGCGTCGCGTGGGACGGCGACCGCGTCCGTGCCATGGCGAAGGTGATCGCCGACCGCGGGGACACCCTGCTGACCGTCGCCGCCGTCCACGAGGACGGCAGCATGGCCGGCTACACCGAGATCCTGCTCCCCCAGGGCTCCGGGCCCCGCGCCCAGCAGTACGACACGGCGGTCGTACCCGCACACCGCGGCCACGGGCTGGGGTTGTGGGTCAAGGCCGCCATGGTGCGCCGGCTGCGCGCCGGACATCCCGGCGTCACCGAGATCGAGACGGACAACGCCGACGACAACGTCCACATGCTCGCCGTCAACCACCGCCTGGGCTTCCACACCTACCGGCGCACCCACCAGTTCCAGCTCGACGTGCCCACGCCCTGA
- a CDS encoding carboxymuconolactone decarboxylase family protein gives MPLHTVEPEIATGEAAALFTATHQALGVVPNLARVMANNPAVLKGYLGVVTTLNAQGSLSAAVRERIALLVAQENRSDYCLSVHAFRGTRTAGLSAAEATRARRGEADDPWAAAVLDLAAVLVRDRGTVADGQLAAARRAGLSDGQIVEVVAHVALNVFTNYLATAARVDIDWPLVRHTD, from the coding sequence ATGCCACTCCACACCGTTGAACCGGAGATCGCGACCGGTGAAGCCGCAGCCCTGTTCACCGCCACCCACCAGGCCCTGGGGGTCGTCCCCAACCTGGCCAGGGTCATGGCCAACAACCCGGCCGTACTGAAGGGGTACTTGGGCGTCGTCACCACCCTGAACGCGCAGGGATCCCTGTCGGCGGCCGTGCGCGAGCGCATCGCGTTGCTGGTGGCGCAGGAGAACAGGTCCGACTACTGCCTGTCCGTACATGCGTTCCGCGGGACCAGGACGGCCGGGCTGAGTGCGGCCGAGGCCACCCGTGCGCGCCGGGGCGAGGCCGACGACCCCTGGGCAGCCGCCGTCCTGGATCTGGCCGCCGTGCTGGTCCGTGACCGCGGAACCGTCGCCGACGGGCAGTTGGCCGCGGCCCGGCGCGCCGGCCTGTCCGACGGGCAGATCGTCGAGGTCGTCGCCCATGTCGCTCTGAACGTGTTCACCAACTACCTCGCCACGGCTGCCCGCGTCGACATCGACTGGCCGCTCGTACGCCACACCGACTGA